The Beijerinckiaceae bacterium genome has a window encoding:
- the atpD gene encoding F0F1 ATP synthase subunit beta has product MADAAPNRPTGHVTQVIGAVVDVKFDGELPEILNALETNNGGNRLVLEVAQHLGENSVRCIAMDVSEGLTRGQPVTDTGAPITVPVGEACLGRIINVIGEPVDELGPVNANNRRSIHQPAPTYAEQATEAQILVTGIKVVDLLAPYAKGGKIGLFGGAGVGKTVLIMELINNIAKAHGGYSVFAGVGERTREGNDLYHEMIESKVNVDPHEHGGSAEGSKCALVYGQMNEPPGARARVALTGLTVAEDFRDKGQDVLFFVDNIFRFTQAGSEVSALLGRIPSAVGYQPTLATDMGALQERITTTTKGSITSVQAIYVPADDLTDPAPATSFAHLDATTVLSRAIAEKGIYPAVDPLDSTSRMLSPLVVGEEHYAVARKVQQILQRYKGLQDIIAILGMDELSEEDKLTVARARKIERFLSQPFHVAEVFTGSPGKLVSLADTIKGFKGLVEGKYDHLPEAAFYMVGSIDEAVEKAQKLAAEAA; this is encoded by the coding sequence ATGGCTGACGCCGCCCCCAATAGGCCCACAGGCCACGTCACGCAGGTCATCGGCGCCGTCGTCGACGTGAAATTCGACGGGGAACTCCCCGAGATCCTCAATGCGCTTGAGACCAACAATGGCGGCAACCGCCTGGTCCTGGAAGTCGCCCAACATCTCGGCGAAAATTCCGTGCGCTGCATCGCGATGGACGTCTCCGAAGGGCTCACCCGCGGCCAGCCGGTCACCGATACGGGAGCCCCGATCACGGTGCCGGTCGGCGAGGCCTGCCTCGGTCGCATCATCAATGTCATCGGCGAGCCGGTGGATGAGTTGGGTCCGGTGAACGCGAACAACCGTCGGTCGATCCATCAGCCGGCCCCGACTTATGCCGAGCAGGCGACCGAAGCGCAGATTCTGGTGACCGGGATCAAGGTCGTCGATCTCCTCGCGCCTTATGCGAAGGGCGGCAAGATCGGTCTCTTCGGCGGTGCCGGGGTCGGCAAGACCGTCTTGATCATGGAACTGATCAACAATATCGCCAAGGCGCATGGCGGCTATTCGGTATTCGCCGGCGTCGGCGAGCGCACCCGCGAAGGCAACGATCTTTATCATGAAATGATCGAGTCCAAGGTGAATGTCGATCCGCATGAACATGGCGGTTCGGCCGAGGGCTCCAAATGTGCGCTGGTCTATGGCCAGATGAATGAACCTCCGGGCGCGCGTGCCCGTGTCGCGCTAACCGGCCTCACCGTCGCCGAGGATTTCCGCGACAAGGGCCAGGACGTGCTTTTCTTCGTCGACAATATTTTCCGTTTCACCCAGGCGGGTTCCGAAGTCTCGGCGCTTCTCGGCCGTATTCCCTCGGCGGTCGGCTATCAGCCGACGCTGGCGACCGACATGGGTGCCTTGCAGGAACGCATCACTACGACGACCAAAGGCTCGATCACCTCCGTGCAGGCGATCTATGTGCCCGCCGACGATTTGACCGATCCCGCGCCAGCAACCTCTTTCGCCCATCTTGACGCGACGACCGTGTTGTCGCGTGCGATCGCCGAAAAGGGCATTTATCCGGCGGTCGATCCGCTGGACTCGACGTCCCGCATGCTGTCGCCCCTCGTCGTCGGTGAAGAGCATTACGCGGTCGCGCGAAAAGTTCAGCAGATTTTGCAGCGCTATAAGGGTCTGCAGGACATTATCGCCATTCTGGGCATGGACGAGCTGTCCGAAGAAGATAAGCTGACGGTTGCCCGCGCCCGCAAGATCGAACGCTTTCTGTCGCAGCCTTTCCATGTCGCCGAAGTGTTTACCGGCTCGCCCGGAAAGCTCGTGTCGCTCGCCGACACGATCAAGGGATTTAAGGGGCTCGTCGAAGGCAAATATGACCATCTGCCTGAGGCCGCCTTCTATATGGTCGGCTCGATCGACGAGGCGGTCGAAAAGGCCCAGAAACTTGCAGCCGAGGCGGCGTAG
- a CDS encoding F0F1 ATP synthase subunit gamma: MPSLKDLRNRIASVKATQKITKAMQMVAAAKLRRAQMAAESARPYAERMEQVLSGLAASIGTGAQVPPLLGGSGRDNVHLLVVCTAERGLCGAFNASIARLARDTAASLIGQGKTVKILCVGKKGHDLLRRQFERQIIDLIDLRGVRSLGYNDADAIGRRIVALFNAGEFDVCTLFFSRFKSVILQIPTAQKLIPLAVAADEKATRSAAVYEYEPDEEQILTTLLPRNISIQVLRALLENAASEQGARMSAMDSASRNAGEMIKKQTMKYNRSRQAMITKELIEIISGAEAL, translated from the coding sequence ATGCCCTCGTTAAAGGATCTGCGTAACCGGATCGCCTCCGTGAAGGCGACGCAGAAGATCACCAAGGCCATGCAGATGGTTGCGGCGGCTAAGCTCCGGCGCGCTCAGATGGCGGCTGAATCGGCGCGGCCCTATGCCGAGCGGATGGAACAGGTCCTGAGCGGGCTCGCGGCCTCGATCGGAACCGGCGCGCAGGTCCCGCCGCTGCTGGGTGGCTCCGGCCGCGATAACGTCCATCTTTTGGTTGTCTGCACGGCTGAACGCGGCCTCTGCGGCGCCTTCAATGCTTCGATCGCGCGTCTCGCGCGCGACACCGCGGCCTCGCTGATCGGACAAGGCAAGACGGTCAAGATTCTCTGCGTCGGCAAGAAGGGGCATGACCTTCTGCGCCGGCAATTCGAGCGTCAGATCATCGACCTGATCGACCTCCGCGGTGTCCGTTCGCTCGGTTACAACGACGCGGACGCGATCGGGCGCAGGATCGTCGCACTCTTCAATGCCGGCGAGTTCGATGTCTGCACATTGTTTTTTTCGCGTTTCAAATCGGTGATCTTGCAAATCCCGACCGCGCAAAAACTCATTCCGCTTGCCGTTGCGGCGGATGAGAAAGCGACGAGGTCGGCCGCGGTTTACGAATATGAGCCGGACGAGGAACAAATCCTCACAACGCTGCTGCCGCGCAATATTTCGATCCAGGTTTTGCGGGCGCTGCTTGAAAATGCCGCGTCCGAACAGGGCGCCCGGATGAGTGCGATGGATAGTGCCTCGCGCAACGCCGGCGAGATGATCAAAAAGCAAACTATGAAATACAATCGCTCGCGTCAGGCGATGATCACGAAGGAACTGATCGAGATCATCTCCGGCGCCGAAGCGCTGTGA